From Cannabis sativa cultivar Pink pepper isolate KNU-18-1 chromosome 8, ASM2916894v1, whole genome shotgun sequence, a single genomic window includes:
- the LOC115700597 gene encoding protein NOI4, giving the protein MADKGRPLPKFGEWDVNDPASAEGFTVIFNKARNEKKTGGKPESPSKDDPTFKHEAVLGKPQSKKWFCCLRAES; this is encoded by the exons ATGGCG GACAAAGGTAGACCACTGCCCAAGTTTGGTGAATGGGATGTCAATGACCCGGCATCGGCTGAGGGATTCACTGTAATCTTTAACAAGGCTAGGAATGAAAAAAAGACAGGTGGAAAACCTGAATCACCTTCAAAGGATGACCCCACCTTTAAGCATGAAGCAGTTCTTGGAAAACCTCAATCT AAGAAATGGTTTTGCTGCTTGCGTGCGGAATCATGA